The following proteins are encoded in a genomic region of Natrinema sp. DC36:
- a CDS encoding universal stress protein encodes MLSVVVGRVLVPLNGSEMSERALEYTLEAYPDADITVLTVVGEPSLMWGEAVGFALADDLEDEAQELAQPVFDHARTPADTNGLADLETIVELGHPVRTIINRADDYETVVIGTYGGTVSERLFVGDVAETVVRRSPVPVVVVR; translated from the coding sequence ATTCTCTCTGTCGTCGTCGGTCGCGTTCTCGTTCCGCTGAACGGTTCGGAGATGAGCGAACGTGCACTCGAGTACACCCTCGAGGCCTACCCGGACGCCGATATAACCGTCCTGACCGTCGTAGGCGAACCATCGTTGATGTGGGGCGAGGCAGTCGGCTTCGCGCTCGCCGACGATCTCGAGGACGAAGCGCAGGAACTCGCACAGCCGGTCTTCGATCACGCGCGAACTCCGGCGGACACCAACGGTCTCGCGGACCTCGAGACCATTGTCGAACTCGGCCATCCGGTTCGTACGATCATCAACCGCGCTGACGACTATGAGACGGTCGTGATCGGGACATACGGTGGAACCGTTTCGGAACGACTGTTCGTCGGGGACGTCGCGGAAACGGTCGTTCGTCGGTCACCGGTTCCAGTCGTGGTCGTTCGGTGA
- a CDS encoding inorganic phosphate transporter has protein sequence MVETVLLVGIVASIFVGFNIGGSSTGIAWGPAVGAGLLSKASAAGLMTFFVFLGGWTVGRNVMDTLSGDIIAIEISLAAGVAVLFFIGLGILIANIFGVPVPTSMTTVGAIAGLGLATGTLDFETIGWIISWWIVTPILALWIGAFVGRYIYPELNRRFEISATEGSLLTVDRTGSLPSIGLGPNTTGQELVGTIVVLVIGCYMAFSAGASNVPNAVAPLVSSGALGADNAIIIATVAIGLGGFTIARRTMESVGSELSDIPLLAALVVMITASTITTLLSAAGIPISLVMASVMTIVGLGWGRATRPVTARDAVRGQVDAEMSMGALKAEPEAPVTRIGEEESEEVLNAGDLFNPRAIMKYVSMWIIGPSMSTILAYGFFVAVPFVG, from the coding sequence ATGGTCGAAACCGTTCTACTGGTGGGAATCGTCGCCTCGATTTTCGTCGGATTCAATATCGGCGGCTCGTCGACCGGGATCGCGTGGGGGCCCGCTGTGGGTGCCGGTCTCCTCAGCAAGGCGTCCGCGGCCGGACTGATGACCTTCTTCGTCTTTCTCGGCGGCTGGACCGTCGGCAGAAACGTGATGGACACGCTCAGCGGCGACATCATCGCGATCGAAATCTCGCTCGCGGCGGGCGTCGCCGTTCTCTTCTTCATCGGACTGGGGATTCTTATCGCGAACATCTTCGGCGTCCCCGTCCCGACGTCGATGACGACCGTCGGGGCGATCGCGGGACTGGGGCTGGCCACGGGAACGCTCGACTTCGAGACGATCGGTTGGATCATCTCGTGGTGGATCGTCACGCCGATCCTCGCCCTCTGGATCGGCGCGTTCGTCGGCCGGTACATCTACCCGGAACTCAATCGACGGTTCGAGATCTCGGCGACCGAGGGGTCGTTGCTCACCGTCGACCGGACCGGATCGCTTCCGTCGATCGGCCTCGGTCCGAACACGACCGGTCAGGAACTCGTCGGGACGATAGTCGTCCTCGTTATCGGCTGTTACATGGCGTTCAGCGCCGGTGCGAGCAACGTCCCGAACGCAGTTGCGCCACTGGTCAGCAGCGGCGCGCTCGGGGCCGATAACGCGATTATCATCGCAACCGTCGCGATCGGGCTGGGCGGCTTTACTATCGCCCGCCGGACGATGGAGTCCGTCGGCAGCGAACTCAGCGATATCCCGTTACTCGCGGCTCTCGTCGTCATGATCACCGCCTCGACGATTACGACCCTGCTCTCGGCGGCCGGGATTCCGATCAGCCTCGTGATGGCGTCGGTGATGACGATCGTCGGACTGGGCTGGGGGCGAGCCACCCGTCCCGTCACGGCTCGAGACGCCGTTCGCGGTCAGGTCGACGCGGAGATGTCGATGGGTGCACTGAAGGCGGAGCCAGAGGCCCCGGTCACGCGGATCGGCGAGGAAGAGTCCGAGGAGGTCCTGAATGCGGGCGATCTGTTCAACCCGCGGGCCATCATGAAGTACGTCTCGATGTGGATCATCGGCCCGTCGATGTCGACGATTCTCGCCTACGGCTTCTTCGTCGCAGTTCCATTCGTCGGGTAA